In Oxyura jamaicensis isolate SHBP4307 breed ruddy duck chromosome 11, BPBGC_Ojam_1.0, whole genome shotgun sequence, a genomic segment contains:
- the TUBB3 gene encoding tubulin beta-3 chain translates to MREIVHIQAGQCGNQIGAKFWEVISDEHGIDPSGNYVGDSDLQLERISVYYNEASSHKYVPRAILVDLEPGTMDSVRSGAFGHLFRPDNFIFGQSGAGNNWAKGHYTEGAELVDSVLDVVRKECENCDCLQGFQLTHSLGGGTGSGMGTLLISKVREEYPDRIMNTFSVVPSPKVSDTVVEPYNATLSIHQLVENTDETYCIDNEALYDICFRTLKLATPTYGDLNHLVSATMSGVTTSLRFPGQLNADLRKLAVNMVPFPRLHFFMPGFAPLTARGSQQYRALTVPELTQQMFDAKNMMAACDPRHGRYLTVATVFRGRMSMKEVDEQMLAIQSKNSSYFVEWIPNNVKVAVCDIPPRGLKMSSTFIGNSTAIQELFKRISEQFTAMFRRKAFLHWYTGEGMDEMEFTEAESNMNDLVSEYQQYQDATAEEEGEMYEDDEEESEAQGAK, encoded by the exons ATGAGGGAGATCGTCCACATCCAGGCGGGGCAGTGCGGCAACCAGATCGGCGCCAAG TTCTGGGAGGTGATCAGCGATGAGCACGGCATAGACCCCAGCGGCAACTACGTGGGCGACTCGGACCTGCAGCTGGAGCGCATCAGCGTCTACTACAATGAGGCCTCCT CTCACAAGTACGTGCCTCGCGCCATCCTGGTGGACCTGGAGCCGGGGACGATGGACAGCGTGCGCTCGGGTGCCTTCGGGCACCTCTTCCGCCCCGACAACTTCATTTTCG GTCAGAGCGGGGCCGGCAATAACTGGGCCAAGGGGCACTACACAGAAGGGGCCGAGCTGGTGGACTCGGTGCTGGACGTGGTGCGGAAGGAGTGCGAGAACTGCGACTGCCTGCAGGGCTTCCAGCTCACCCACTCGCTGGGCGGCGGCACGGGCTCGGGCATGGGCACCCTGCTGATCAGCAAGGTGCGCGAGGAGTACCCCGACCGCATCATGAACACTTTCAGCGTGGTGCCGTCCCCCAAGGTGTCAGACACGGTGGTGGAGCCCTACAACGCCACCCTCTCCATCCACCAGCTGGTGGAGAACACGGATGAGACCTACTGCATCGACAACGAGGCGCTCTACGACATCTGCTTCCGCACGCTCAAGCTGGCCACCCCCACCTACGGCGACCTCAACCACCTCGTCTCGGCCACCATGAGCGGCGTCACCACCTCCCTGCGCTTCCCCGGGCAGCTCAACGCCGACCTGCGCAAGCTGGCGGTCAACATGGTGCCCTTCCCACGCCTCCACTTCTTCATGCCCGGCTTCGCCCCGCTGACGGCCCGCGGGTCCCAGCAGTACCGCGCCCTCACCGTCCCCGAGCTCACCCAGCAGATGTTTGATGCCAAGAACATGATGGCCGCCTGCGACCCGCGCCACGGCCGCTACCTCACCGTGGCCACCGTCTTCCGCGGCCGCATGTCCATGAAGGAGGTGGACGAGCAGATGCTGGCCATCCAGAGCAAGAACAGCTCCTACTTCGTGGAGTGGATCCCCAACAACGTCAAGGTGGCCGTCTGCGACATCCCGCCCCGGGGGCTGAAGATGTCCTCCACCTTCATCGGCAACAGCACGGCCATCCAGGAGCTCTTCAAGCGCATCTCGGAGCAGTTCACGGCCATGTTCCGCCGCAAGGCCTTCCTGCACTGGTACACGGGCGAGGGCATGGACGAGATGGAGTTCACCGAGGCCGAGAGCAACATGAACGACCTGGTGTCCGAGTACCAGCAGTACCAGGACGCCACGGCCGAGGAGGAGGGCGAGATGTACGAGGACGACGAGGAGGAGTCGGAGGCGCAGGGCGCCAAGTGA
- the DEF8 gene encoding differentially expressed in FDCP 8 homolog → MAYDEKLARFRQAHLNPFNKGPEPPAGGAPEEPPPGAPPSVARRPEPCPGDAEGPEPPMDLGLAEDHFSRPVGLILAPDVRQLRRAIEECKRAILALPEHSERQKDAVVRLIHLRLKLQELQDPDEEEPNIRVVLEHRFYKEKSKSVKQTCDKCSTIIWGLIQTWYTCTGCYYRCHSKCLPLVTKPCVRSKVSHQAEYQLSICPESGLDSQDYRCAECRAPIALRGVPSEARQCDYTGLYYCSSCHWNDLAVVPARAIHNWDFEPRKVSRCSMRYLALMVSRPVLKLREINPLLFNYVEELVEIRKLRQDILLMKPYFITCKEAMEARLLLQLQDRQHFVENDEMYSLQDLIDIEAGRLSCSLTEIHTLFAKHIKLDCERCQAKGFVCELCKEGDVLFPFDSHTSVCTDCSAVFHRDCYYDNSTTCPKCARLSLRKQSLFQDSVAEAEP, encoded by the exons ATGGCGTACGACGAGAAGCTGGCCCGGTTCCGGCAGGCTCACCTCAACCCCTTCAACAAGGGCCCCGAGCCTCCCGCCGGGGGGGCACCCGAGGAGCcgccccccggtgcccccccgtCGGTTGCCCGGCGGCCGGAGCCGTGCCCGGGGGACGCCGAGGGCCCGGAGCCCCCCATGGACCTGGGGCTGGCCGAGGACCACTTCTCGCGGCCCGTG GGCCTGATCCTGGCGCCCGACGTGCGGCAGCTGCGCCGCGCCATCGAGGAGTGCAAGCGGGCCATCCTGGCGCTGCCCGAGCACTCGGAGCGGCAGAAGGACGCCGTGGTGCGGCTCATCCACCTCCGGCtcaagctgcaggagctgcag GACCCCGACGAGGAGGAGCCCAACATCCGCGTGGTGCTGGAGCACCGCTTCTACAAGGAGAAGAGCAAGAGCGTCAAGCAGACGTGCGACAAGTGCAGCACCATCATCTGGGGGCTCATCCAGACCTGGTACACCTGCACAG GGTGCTACTACCGGTGCCACAGCAAGTGCCTGCCCCTGGTCACCAAGCCCTGCGTCAGGTCCAAGGTGAGCCACCAGGCCGAGTACCAGCTCAGCATCTGCCCCGAGAGCGGGCTGGACAGCCAGGACTACCGCTGCGCCGAGTGCCGGGCACCCATCGCCCTCC GGGGGGTGCCCAGCGAGGCCCGGCAGTGCGACTACACCGGCCTCTActactgcagcagctgccactgGAACGACCTGGCCGTCGTCCCCGCCCGCGCCATCCACAACTGGGACTTTGAGCCCCGCAAG GTGTCGCGCTGCAGCATGCGGTACCTGGCGCTGATGGTGTCGCGGCCCGTGCTGAAGCTGCGGGAGATCAACCCCCTGCTCTTCAACTACgtggaggagctggtggagaTCCGG AAGCTGCGCCAGGACATCCTGCTGATGAAGCCGTACTTCATCACCTGCAAGGAGGCGATGGAGGcacggctgctgctgcag CTGCAGGACCGGCAGCACTTTGTGGAGAACGACGAGATGTACTCGCTGCAGGACCTCATCGACATCGAGGCCGGGCGCCTGAGCTGCTCCCTGACCGAGATCCACACCCTCTTCGCCAAGCACATCAAGCTGGACTGCGAG CGCTGCCAGGCGAAAGGCTTCGTGTGCGAGCTCTGCAAGGAGGGCGACGTGCTTTTCCCCTTCGACAGCCACACTTCGGTGTGCACCGACTGCTCCGCCGTCTTCCACAG GGACTGCTACTACGACAACTCCACCACGTGCCCCAAGTGCGCCCGGCTCAGCCTGCGGAAGCAGTCCCTCTTCCAGGACTCGGTGGCCGAGGCAGAGCCCTAG
- the DBNDD1 gene encoding dysbindin domain-containing protein 1 has product MEAPGAGGTAELGKETLAPERTAGTPVPGTAEETPDVPVEEQGGIPIPTASLLQVTERRQPLSSVSSLEVHFDLLDLTELTDMSDQELAEVFADSDEENAAGESPSGLHPQAMPRAGYLRSPSWTRAREQGREKKHLSDSELQPGAVDAFLAVERPQQE; this is encoded by the exons atGGAGGCTCCGGGAGCGGGCGGCACCGCAG AGCTCGGCAAGGAGACGCTGGCCCCGGAGCGAACGGCGGGGACCCCTGTCCCCGGGACGGCTGAGGAGACCCCCGACGTCCCCGTGGAGGAGCAGGGCggcatccccatccccaccgcCAGCCTGCTGCAGGTCACCGAGCGGAGAC AGCCGCTGAGCAGCGTGTCCTCGCTGGAGGTGCACTTCGACCTGCTGGACCTGACGGAGCTGACCGACATGTCGGACCAGGAGCTGGCCGAGGTCTTCGCCGATTCCGACGAGGAGAACGCGGCCGGCGAATCTCCCAGCG GGCTGCACCCGCAGGCCATGCCGCGGGCAGGGTACCTGCGCTCGCCCTCCTGGACCCGCGCGCGGGAGCAGGGCCGGGAGAAGAAGCACCTCAGCGACTCGGAGCTGCAGCCAGGCGCCGTGGACGCCTTCCTGGCGGTGGAGCGGCCGCAGCAGGAGTAG